One window from the genome of Zerene cesonia ecotype Mississippi chromosome 1, Zerene_cesonia_1.1, whole genome shotgun sequence encodes:
- the LOC119840343 gene encoding probable 26S proteasome non-ATPase regulatory subunit 3, translating to MAPVEQDVEMKNVDSPAAASDGDTNEVKKDADVLTVQDLREHVRQIDKAVSSKEPRFALRVLRSLPGTRRKLNGNVLRAIINQLYPVGAEKDTLISFVENPQPGAVEIEAPRARSASKPPAPEVDVYIHLLVLVRLLDTNRLDEATDCSQQLISKVTAQNRRTLDLIAAKCYFYHSRVFELNNKLDLIRGLLHARLRTSTLRNDYEGQAVLINCLLRNYLHYALYDQADKLVSKSVFPENASNNEWARFLYYLGRIKAARLEYSDAHKHLVQALRKAPQTAAVGFRQTVQKLAIVVELLLGDIPERAIFRQAQLRKALAPYFQLTQAVRLGNLQRFGEVLENYGPQFRTDHTFTLILRLRQNVIKTAIRSIGLSYSRISPKDIARKLGLDSAEDAEFIVAKAIRDGVIEATIDPEKGYMSNKESSDLYCTREPQLAFHQRISFCLELHNQSVKAMRYPPKSYGKELESAEERREREQQDLELAKEMAEEDDDGFP from the coding sequence atggcTCCTGTTGAGCAGGATGTTGAAATGAAAAACGTGGATAGTCCAGCGGCGGCAAGCGATGGTGATACTAACGAAGTAAAGAAAGATGCTGATGTTCTAACTGTTCAAGATTTAAGGGAACATGTCAGACAAATCGATAAAGCAGTGTCATCAAAAGAGCCCAGGTTTGCATTGCGAGTATTAAGATCTCTTCCAGGTACGAGAAGAAAGTTAAACGGAAACGTACTGCGAGCAATCATCAATCAGCTCTATCCAGTTGGCGCTGAGAAAGATACATTGATTTCCTTTGTTGAAAACCCACAACCTGGTGCTGTAGAGATCGAAGCACCACGGGCTAGAAGTGCATCTAAGCCTCCTGCACCCGAAGTTGATGTGTACATTCATCTTTTGGTATTAGTACGTTTGCTCGACACAAACAGGTTGGACGAAGCTACAGATTGCTCTCAGCAACTCATTTCTAAGGTTACAGCTCAAAACAGAAGAACACTTGATCTTATAGCAGCTAAATGCTATTTTTACCATTCCCGGGTGTTTGAGCTAAATAACAAACTAGACCTTATTAGGGGCCTACTTCATGCTCGCTTGCGAACCTCTACCTTACGTAACGACTATGAAGGTCAGGCTGTTCTTATAAATTGCCTTTTAAGGAATTATCTTCATTATGCTTTGTATGATCAAGCGGATAAGTTGGTCAGTAAATCTGTTTTCCCAGAAAATGCTAGCAACAATGAGTGGGCTCGTTTTCTTTACTATCTTGGCAGAATAAAAGCTGCTCGCCTTGAATACAGTGATGCTCATAAACATCTTGTCCAGGCTTTAAGGAAAGCTCCTCAAACTGCTGCTGTTGGTTTCCGTCAAACTGTACAAAAACTTGCTATTGTTGTTGAGTTGCTTCTAGGAGACATCCCTGAAAGAGCTATCTTTAGACAGGCACAACTAAGAAAAGCTTTGGCACCTTACTTCCAACTAACTCAAGCTGTAAGGTTGGGAAATTTACAAAGGTTTGGAGAAGTACTGGAGAACTACGGACCTCAGTTCCGTACAGACCATACATTCACTTTGATACTGAGATTGCgacaaaatgttattaaaactgCAATTCGTTCTATTGGTCTGTCTTACTCGCGCATTTCACCCAAAGATATTGCACGTAAACTAGGTTTGGACTCTGCTGAAGATGCTGAGTTTATAGTGGCTAAAGCTATCAGAGATGGAGTTATTGAGGCAACCATTGACCCGGAAAAGGGTTATATGAGTAATAAGGAAAGTTCTGACTTATACTGCACCAGGGAGCCTCAATTGGCATTCCACCAGCGCATATCTTTCTGTCTGGAGCTACATAACCAGAGTGTAAAGGCAATGAGATATCCACCCAAATCTTATGGAAAGGAGTTGGAAAGTGCAGAAGAAAGAAGGGAGAGAGAGCAGCAAGATTTGGAGCTGGCCAAGGAAATGGCTGAAGAAGATGATGATGGTTTTCCTTGA
- the LOC119828732 gene encoding formin-like protein 5, producing MVCKEDVVSWFKELESYKRIDAMCTLLNMCLPFELRFIGTYLEELGKRDFQELRGAELRANNPTDLAADIGGADTDSRTRRKMALYVSLLRSCNFACATTLYNAMVNLEQSGLLKGLYGDLLEEILLLYTMALHHPAFTFDQKSHFGDILEKLKLEDQRIQYQEQQEHISVAPVSSCHTQPSITPNMSVPPPNMTNMGPPPGIMFVKTSGVQAPSTEAVQEINSPTVITSGGGLPMLSDVPHPPPGLPIPQYNIGEYMGQHTWPANIIVSPLNQPIEVLNFGAPGAPPSPLVSSPGDSRAASPRSRRRLSRDRSPPLPTDPPIAHLAANFDTLAVGELRHTIGEERLREISAVHHQYRSLEKLNGVRRRAGAYCPPARSSSDSGSSAASSPPGTPAPAPAPRRPAPSAPAQPASGPPPVPFIPYPRPYPYPTPPPAYRPPPPPFANGEPPPYPAPAPYAGFVPVLYAPPKLSCWNCGAAGHAGHECKEPSMEEMTRAGGYQLDFGGAPPPEAADK from the exons ATGGTTTGCAAAGAGGACGTGGTATCATGGTTTAAAGAATTGGAAAGCTATAAACGTATAGATGCAATGTGTACATTACTAAATATGTGCTTGCCATTCGAACTACGTTTCATTGGGACATACTTGGAAGAACTCGGAAAACGAGACTTTCAGGAGTTGCGTGGTGCAGAACTTAGAGCCAATAATCCCACAGATCTTGCCGCAGATATTGGGGGAGCAGACACAGACTCTAGGACGCGGCGAAAAATGGCTTTATATGTCTCTTTACTAAGATCTTGTAACTTCGCTTGTGCTACCACATTGTATAATGCTATGGTAAATTTAGAGCAAAGTGGCCTTCTGAAAGGCTTGTATGGTGATCTACTCGAGGAAATTTTGCTCTTATACACAATGGCACTTCATCATCCAGCCTTTACATTTGACCAAAAGTCACATTTTGGTGAcatattagaaaaattaaagctGGAAGATCAGCGGATACAGTATCAAGAACAACAAGAACATATAAGTGTTGCACCAGTAAGCAGTTGCCATACTCAGCCTAGTATCACACCTAATATGTCTGTTCCACCACCTAACATGACGAATATGGGGCCACCACCTGGGATCATGTTTGTAAAGACTTCTGGGGTTCAG GCCCCAAGTACAGAGGCAGTGCAAGAAATAAACTCACCAACAGTGATAACTAGTGGCGGAGGTCTGCCCATGCTGTCTGATGTACCTCACCCGCCACCTGGTTTACCCATACCACAATACAATATAGGAGAATATATGGGACAGCATACATGGCCAGCGAATATTATTGTATCTCCACTGAATCAACCTATAGag GTGTTAAATTTCGGTGCGCCGGGTGCGCCGCCATCGCCACTGGTGTCGTCGCCGGGCGACAGTCGCGCGGCGTCACCCCGCTCGCGGCGCCGCCTGTCGCGCGACCGTTCGCCGCCGCTGCCTACTGACCCGCCTATAGCGCACCTCGCGGCCAATTTCGATACTTTGGCTGTGGGCGAG TTACGACACACAATCGGCGAGGAGAGACTGCGCGAGATCAGCGCGGTGCACCACCAGTACCGATCGCTGGAGAAGCTGAACGGGGTGCGGCGGCGCGCCGGCGCGTACTGCCCGCCCGCGCGCTCCTCCTCCGACAGCGGCTCCAGCGCCGCGTCGTCGCCGCCCGGCACCCctgcgcccgcgcccgcgccccgcCGCCCCGCGCCCTCTGCGCCCGCGCAGCCCGCCTCCGGCCCGCCGCCCGTGCCCTTCATCCCGTACCCGCGCCCCTACCCGTACCCGACTCCGCCGCCCGCCTaccgcccgccgccgccgcccttCGCCAATGGCGAGCCGCCGCCGTaccccgcgcccgcgccctaCGCCGGTT TCGTGCCCGTGCTGTACGCGCCGCCCAAGCTCTCGTGCTGGAACTGCGGCGCCGCCGGACACGCGGGCCACGAGTGCAAGGAGCCCAGCATGGAGGAGATGACGCGCGCGGGCGGCTACCAGCTGGACTTCGGCGGCGCGCCCCCGCCCGAGGCCGCGGACAAGTAG